A single Chryseobacterium sp. DNA region contains:
- a CDS encoding YfhO family protein, producing MAKNKNLIYIAISLVVFIVLAFLYSTPVFTGKQLFQHDIVQYRGGAKELLDYRANTGNETYWSDSMFGGMPTYQMGSQFKGDIIKKIDSNLNFLPRPVNYLFLLFAGFFLLGMVVVRNWKYALLGATFFGLSTYFYIIIAAGHNGKVNTIEYFAPLLAGILLVYIRKQYIWGFIVTTLFMGLQIAANHPQMTYYLFLALGFLFLSELIRALQKKAPMKHFLISSGIIAASCIIGVGMNSQRIMANSEYIKETVRGKQILTNDSHTSGKSGMDKESMLMWSYGRLETLNLFIPRLMGGGSQEPEAKEMMNRVQELVQENVGSQAEMDRISKGFNGMTYWGDQPGTSGPAYQGAIVCFLAALGFFFAWKKYRYWILGASILTVLLAWGSNFMPLSDFFIDYVPFYNKFRAPSSILVVVELLFPLIAIIGLYRFFTDEKLTEEYKQKILLYVSGVTLGLVLILLIFGKSLLGFATEGEKTYFPPFLLDYLVDERYKLFRIDAIKAFIYVAIAAAVLFLSLKKKLNQNMALVIIGIVSLFDLWTVNKRYLNDENYVDKVFAENPFQTESSDLLAEKVQANPALSSILANVNVNKTLETIAEKDKGHYRIFNNILGTFSETNTSYFKSSIGGYHAVKLRRYDDVINEYFQVMDSVKVPNVLNLLNAKYWVVGGPEQPQAMPNPNANGNAWFVSDLKFVNTPNEEIKSIGVINNKTTAVIASSDKSYFDNKPVQADPAAFIHLTKYQPNELEFKSQSKTPQLAVFSEIYYPHGWKVLIDEKEVPYIKADYLLRAVHVPAGSHHIRMVFEPEVIEKGKWISLLAFGLFIALSAFGIFWMNKNKKNQLNTVN from the coding sequence ATGGCAAAAAATAAAAACTTAATTTATATTGCTATTTCATTAGTTGTATTTATAGTTTTAGCATTTTTATATTCCACTCCTGTATTTACAGGAAAACAGCTTTTCCAGCATGATATCGTACAGTACAGAGGAGGGGCCAAAGAACTGCTCGACTATAGAGCCAATACCGGAAATGAAACGTATTGGAGTGACTCCATGTTTGGCGGAATGCCGACTTACCAGATGGGTAGCCAGTTCAAAGGCGACATCATCAAAAAGATCGACAGCAATCTGAATTTTCTGCCAAGGCCGGTTAATTATCTGTTTCTGCTTTTTGCAGGCTTTTTCCTTTTGGGAATGGTAGTGGTCAGAAACTGGAAATATGCCTTATTGGGAGCTACTTTCTTCGGTTTGTCCACCTATTTTTATATTATTATTGCAGCAGGACATAACGGTAAAGTAAATACGATTGAGTATTTTGCGCCCCTGTTAGCCGGAATTCTGCTGGTTTATATCCGAAAACAATATATCTGGGGATTCATTGTGACGACCCTTTTCATGGGGCTTCAGATTGCAGCGAACCATCCACAGATGACTTATTACCTGTTTTTAGCTTTAGGCTTTTTATTCCTGTCAGAACTGATCAGGGCTCTTCAGAAAAAGGCTCCCATGAAGCATTTTCTGATTTCTTCGGGAATCATTGCAGCTTCTTGTATAATCGGGGTGGGAATGAATTCACAAAGAATCATGGCCAATTCCGAATATATAAAAGAAACGGTACGTGGAAAGCAGATTTTAACGAATGACAGCCATACTTCAGGAAAATCCGGAATGGACAAGGAAAGTATGCTGATGTGGAGCTATGGAAGGCTGGAAACATTAAATCTCTTTATCCCAAGATTAATGGGCGGCGGAAGCCAGGAACCTGAAGCCAAAGAAATGATGAACAGGGTTCAGGAACTTGTTCAGGAAAATGTAGGGTCACAGGCTGAGATGGACAGGATTTCAAAAGGGTTCAACGGGATGACCTACTGGGGAGACCAGCCGGGAACATCAGGCCCTGCTTATCAGGGAGCCATTGTATGTTTCCTTGCTGCATTAGGTTTCTTTTTTGCCTGGAAAAAATACCGATATTGGATCCTGGGAGCTTCAATCCTGACTGTTTTACTGGCCTGGGGAAGCAACTTTATGCCTTTATCTGATTTCTTTATTGATTATGTTCCATTTTATAATAAATTCAGAGCCCCATCTTCCATTCTTGTGGTGGTGGAATTATTATTCCCTCTGATTGCGATTATAGGATTATACAGATTCTTTACAGATGAAAAACTGACGGAAGAATACAAACAGAAGATCCTTCTTTACGTAAGTGGAGTAACATTAGGGCTGGTATTGATCCTTTTAATCTTCGGAAAATCACTGTTAGGATTTGCTACTGAAGGTGAAAAGACGTATTTCCCTCCTTTCCTGTTGGATTATCTGGTGGATGAAAGATATAAATTGTTTAGAATAGACGCCATCAAGGCCTTTATCTATGTAGCCATTGCTGCAGCGGTTCTATTCTTAAGCCTAAAGAAAAAACTGAATCAGAATATGGCTCTGGTTATCATTGGAATCGTAAGTTTATTTGACTTGTGGACAGTCAACAAGCGGTATCTGAATGATGAAAATTATGTAGACAAAGTTTTCGCGGAAAACCCTTTCCAGACAGAGAGTTCAGATCTACTCGCTGAAAAAGTTCAGGCGAATCCGGCTCTTTCATCAATTTTAGCCAATGTGAATGTCAACAAAACATTAGAGACCATTGCTGAAAAAGACAAAGGACATTATAGAATTTTCAACAATATTCTGGGAACATTCAGTGAAACCAATACTTCTTATTTCAAGTCTTCTATCGGCGGTTACCATGCTGTAAAACTGAGAAGATATGACGATGTGATCAATGAATATTTCCAGGTGATGGATTCTGTAAAAGTTCCTAATGTACTGAACCTTTTAAATGCAAAATACTGGGTAGTAGGCGGACCTGAACAACCTCAGGCAATGCCGAATCCAAATGCCAACGGAAATGCATGGTTTGTAAGTGACCTTAAGTTTGTGAATACACCTAATGAAGAAATCAAATCCATTGGTGTTATCAATAACAAGACAACGGCTGTCATCGCTTCATCAGACAAATCTTATTTTGACAATAAGCCTGTTCAGGCAGATCCTGCAGCATTCATTCATCTTACAAAATACCAGCCTAATGAACTTGAGTTTAAATCCCAGTCTAAAACGCCGCAATTGGCTGTATTTTCTGAAATTTATTATCCTCACGGCTGGAAAGTACTGATTGATGAGAAAGAAGTCCCTTACATTAAAGCAGATTATCTGCTTCGTGCCGTACATGTGCCTGCAGGAAGCCACCATATCAGAATGGTTTTTGAACCTGAAGTGATTGAGAAAGGAAAATGGATTTCCCTTCTTGCCTTCGGATTATTTATTGCCCTGTCAGCTTTTGGGATCTTCTGGATGAATAAGAACAAAAAGAATCAATTAAACACGGTAAACTAA
- a CDS encoding DUF6263 family protein, with the protein MKNIAALALISSIALVSCKKETATVTKVDPKTGKTVTVEVPVDSVAKVAENPAIRDSAGIITQTFKLEKGKTYPLTTYQRDVKTMTDPQGKSINATSESTDEMNFTVNDIKGNVYDMTLNLVAKRSSQSAQGKTIVVDTKLPIPKEDDLKMIWNINRALTGNKLDMKMDTKGNVISITGFDAVYTKVTNAVGTLIKDANQKASVVASLKETFNEKVLKDQFNKNLTIIPRKGAKIGEKWTTSENADASGAIKVTSNYVLKSLGNGTAEITVTGGIPKKTEKKAQGPITHSLSSELVQNGTIKFDQSTGWITNQNINVVTTQIETISDGKQSQSMKSVSKSSVMVNPSAK; encoded by the coding sequence ATGAAAAACATAGCAGCATTAGCGCTAATATCATCTATAGCCCTTGTATCGTGTAAAAAAGAGACCGCTACGGTCACGAAAGTAGATCCTAAAACAGGGAAAACCGTTACCGTAGAAGTTCCTGTCGATTCTGTAGCAAAAGTGGCAGAAAATCCTGCGATCAGAGACTCTGCGGGAATCATTACACAAACGTTCAAACTTGAAAAAGGAAAAACATATCCTCTTACCACCTACCAGAGAGATGTAAAGACGATGACGGATCCTCAGGGTAAATCGATCAACGCGACCAGTGAATCTACGGATGAAATGAATTTCACGGTAAATGATATCAAAGGAAACGTATATGATATGACCCTTAATCTTGTGGCTAAGAGAAGTTCACAATCTGCACAGGGAAAAACGATTGTTGTAGATACCAAACTTCCTATTCCTAAGGAGGATGATCTTAAGATGATCTGGAATATCAACAGAGCCCTTACCGGAAACAAGCTTGATATGAAAATGGATACTAAGGGGAACGTAATTTCCATCACAGGTTTTGATGCAGTATATACTAAAGTCACCAATGCGGTGGGAACTCTTATCAAAGATGCTAACCAAAAGGCAAGTGTGGTAGCAAGCCTTAAAGAAACGTTCAATGAAAAAGTGCTGAAAGATCAGTTCAATAAAAATTTAACGATTATCCCTAGAAAAGGAGCTAAGATCGGTGAAAAATGGACGACTTCTGAAAATGCAGACGCAAGCGGAGCAATTAAGGTAACCTCCAACTATGTTTTAAAAAGCTTAGGAAACGGAACTGCCGAAATTACGGTAACCGGAGGGATCCCTAAGAAAACTGAAAAGAAAGCGCAGGGACCTATCACGCACAGTCTGAGCAGTGAACTTGTTCAGAATGGTACGATCAAGTTTGACCAAAGTACAGGATGGATTACGAATCAGAATATCAACGTAGTTACTACCCAAATAGAAACTATTTCGGACGGAAAACAATCACAGTCCATGAAAAGTGTTTCGAAATCTTCTGTAATGGTAAACCCTTCTGCAAAATAA
- a CDS encoding DinB family protein — protein sequence MNYHFQAHRQVRRNLLDILQKTSHEDLLLIPDGFNNNIYWNIAHTVATQQLLHYYLSGNPFRIDKYWIETYKKGTLPNLNVQKSEVEDLEFLLTETSKILMKDYDSDFFSDYTPYTTSFGMDLKSIQDAIIFNNMHESLHYGYVMAQRRAILGEKGR from the coding sequence ATGAATTATCATTTTCAAGCACACAGACAGGTTAGAAGAAATCTTTTAGATATCCTGCAGAAAACCTCTCATGAAGATCTTCTGCTGATCCCGGACGGTTTCAATAATAATATATATTGGAATATTGCACACACAGTTGCTACACAGCAGCTCCTGCATTATTACCTGAGCGGAAATCCCTTCCGTATTGATAAATACTGGATTGAAACATACAAAAAAGGAACCCTGCCTAATCTTAACGTTCAAAAATCCGAAGTGGAAGATTTAGAATTTCTGCTTACTGAAACGTCTAAGATTTTAATGAAAGATTATGACAGCGATTTCTTTTCAGACTATACTCCCTATACCACAAGTTTCGGTATGGATCTGAAGAGCATACAGGATGCCATTATCTTTAACAATATGCATGAAAGCCTTCACTACGGATATGTGATGGCACAAAGAAGAGCCATTTTAGGAGAAAAAGGAAGATAG
- a CDS encoding MoxR family ATPase, whose amino-acid sequence MSDTYQAEDIRQLTEKVKEKNYLFSLLRQEINKVIIGQEYMIDRLLVGLLGNGHVLLEGVPGLAKTLAIKTLADAVHGEFSRIQFTPDLLPADVVGTMIFNIKDNDFSIKKGPVFANFVLADEINRAPAKVQSALLEVMQEKQVTIGDETMKLPKPFLVLATQNPIDQEGTYLLPEAQSDRFMLKCTIDYPAFEDERKVMRMVSTSHQPTVKPVISLQDIVDAKELINQIYLDEKIEKYILDMVFATRYPENYGLSELKNYISFGASPRASINLAIASRAYAFLRGRAFVIPEDVKALAKDVLRHRMGLTFEAEAEEISTEEIINRILAKIQAP is encoded by the coding sequence ATGTCAGATACATATCAAGCAGAAGATATCCGTCAGTTGACGGAAAAAGTAAAGGAAAAAAACTATTTATTTTCTCTTCTGAGACAGGAAATCAACAAAGTTATTATTGGACAGGAATACATGATAGACCGCCTTTTGGTAGGCCTTTTGGGGAATGGTCACGTTCTTCTGGAAGGAGTACCGGGATTAGCCAAGACTTTAGCGATAAAAACTTTGGCAGATGCTGTTCATGGTGAATTCTCAAGGATTCAGTTTACTCCGGATCTTCTTCCTGCAGATGTAGTGGGAACAATGATCTTTAATATCAAAGACAATGATTTTTCTATAAAAAAAGGTCCTGTATTTGCCAATTTTGTGTTGGCTGATGAGATCAACCGTGCTCCTGCAAAAGTACAATCCGCTCTTTTGGAAGTCATGCAGGAAAAACAGGTGACGATTGGGGATGAGACTATGAAGCTTCCCAAACCGTTCCTGGTATTGGCAACGCAAAACCCTATCGATCAGGAAGGAACTTATTTGCTGCCTGAAGCACAAAGCGACCGTTTTATGCTCAAGTGCACTATAGATTACCCTGCTTTTGAAGATGAGAGAAAGGTCATGAGAATGGTTTCCACTTCGCATCAGCCGACAGTGAAACCTGTGATCTCCCTGCAGGATATCGTAGACGCTAAAGAACTGATTAACCAGATTTACCTGGACGAGAAAATTGAAAAATATATTCTGGATATGGTATTTGCAACCCGTTATCCGGAAAATTACGGACTTTCTGAGCTTAAAAACTATATCAGTTTTGGAGCTTCTCCAAGAGCCTCTATAAACCTTGCTATTGCCTCAAGAGCCTATGCATTCTTAAGAGGAAGAGCTTTTGTTATCCCGGAAGATGTGAAGGCTTTGGCGAAAGATGTATTGAGACACAGAATGGGCTTAACTTTTGAAGCGGAAGCGGAAGAAATTTCAACAGAAGAAATTATCAACAGAATTTTAGCAAAAATCCAGGCACCCTAA
- a CDS encoding peptide-N-glycosidase F-related protein: protein MYKKLFFLSLFLAGLFPSQTTALNLISDAVYYDGYASPVSDPVPSGLIRLANTRYARKLTDTELNSFKAKIAMRVTIGALCDNYDRLGSVYLAMVPKNQPTYALSDTNVKRIEVGRYITPFMNKNRSPVEVPYTYDLSNLYNVFHDATLRSAYDLYMELDVFGVPYAAQTQVSGCTGRIDVFSGTLTFFSTDAGAAPTGYNTMVPMLNYSKLNNYNSTDVTGETVRIVTFNLPNPITDARFFVISTPHGANAGGEEYIRRQNYTYIDDVQVLTYTPGGISCEPYRVYNTQGNGIYGATPKTFAEWTSWNNWCPGNAVPIRGFTLPAMTAGNHTLKHTIPTAVFNQQQGEVYLSVYMQSKSNTALDVKDIKTVDVNIYPNPTSDFVNIRSKAEVASIALFSIEGRKLIETYRENRIDLSGYTAGVYFLNIVLKDGTSFKHKIIKK from the coding sequence ATGTATAAAAAGCTATTTTTTTTAAGTCTCTTTTTAGCAGGTCTTTTTCCATCACAGACTACTGCGCTGAATCTGATTTCAGATGCAGTATATTATGATGGTTATGCGAGTCCGGTATCCGATCCGGTTCCGTCCGGGCTGATCAGATTGGCCAATACAAGATATGCAAGGAAACTTACAGATACTGAATTAAATTCATTTAAAGCAAAAATTGCAATGAGGGTAACCATAGGGGCATTATGTGATAATTATGACCGTTTGGGAAGTGTTTATCTGGCCATGGTTCCAAAAAACCAGCCGACCTATGCTTTAAGCGATACCAATGTAAAAAGAATTGAAGTCGGCAGATATATCACGCCTTTCATGAATAAAAACCGGTCTCCTGTAGAAGTTCCTTATACATATGATTTGAGTAATTTATATAATGTATTTCATGATGCCACATTGCGCAGTGCTTATGATCTGTATATGGAACTGGATGTTTTTGGTGTTCCTTATGCTGCACAGACTCAGGTTTCGGGATGCACGGGAAGGATTGATGTTTTCTCAGGAACGCTGACATTTTTCTCAACAGATGCCGGAGCAGCGCCAACAGGCTACAATACAATGGTCCCTATGCTGAATTACAGCAAGCTTAATAATTACAACAGTACTGATGTTACCGGAGAAACGGTTAGAATTGTTACCTTCAATCTCCCTAATCCCATTACCGATGCCCGATTTTTTGTAATATCCACCCCACACGGAGCCAATGCCGGTGGTGAAGAATATATAAGAAGACAAAACTATACCTATATAGATGATGTACAGGTACTCACTTATACTCCCGGAGGGATTTCATGCGAGCCATACAGGGTGTATAATACTCAGGGGAACGGAATCTATGGTGCCACCCCCAAAACATTTGCCGAATGGACTTCGTGGAATAACTGGTGTCCGGGCAACGCTGTTCCTATCAGAGGGTTTACATTACCTGCTATGACCGCCGGGAATCATACGCTGAAACACACCATACCCACAGCTGTTTTCAATCAGCAGCAGGGAGAGGTATATTTATCGGTTTATATGCAGAGTAAAAGCAATACGGCTTTAGACGTCAAAGATATTAAGACAGTGGATGTGAACATTTATCCCAACCCCACTTCTGATTTTGTGAATATAAGATCCAAAGCAGAGGTTGCTTCGATTGCCCTTTTCAGTATTGAAGGAAGAAAATTAATTGAAACCTACAGGGAAAACAGGATAGATTTGTCAGGATACACTGCAGGTGTTTACTTCCTGAATATTGTATTGAAAGACGGAACCTCCTTCAAACATAAAATAATCAAAAAATAA
- the rlmB gene encoding 23S rRNA (guanosine(2251)-2'-O)-methyltransferase RlmB, with amino-acid sequence MKDDFIFGLRPVIEAIEAGKTIDKIFVQNALQGPIYAELKAILAKNKIRPNYVPIEKLNRFTRKNHQGVVAFISDVPFYKVEDIVPQLFEEGKTPFLLILDRLTDVRNFGAICRTAECVGIDAVIIPEKGAAPINSDAIKTSAGAIYNIKICKENNLAHAVDFLQQSGITVFSASEKGQKLIYDVNFTEPCAIVMGNEETGISKEVLHHSDEKIKLPIEGKTQSLNVSVACGAILYEAVRQKILK; translated from the coding sequence ATGAAAGACGATTTTATTTTCGGGCTGCGTCCCGTTATTGAAGCAATTGAAGCAGGAAAAACGATTGACAAGATCTTTGTGCAAAACGCACTTCAGGGTCCTATTTATGCTGAACTGAAAGCCATTTTAGCGAAAAATAAAATCCGTCCCAATTATGTTCCGATTGAAAAACTGAACCGCTTTACCAGAAAAAACCACCAGGGTGTGGTTGCTTTTATTTCAGATGTTCCGTTTTATAAGGTAGAAGATATTGTTCCGCAGCTGTTTGAGGAAGGAAAAACACCTTTTCTTCTGATTCTTGACAGACTTACTGATGTAAGGAATTTCGGGGCGATCTGCAGAACAGCGGAGTGTGTGGGAATTGATGCGGTGATCATTCCTGAAAAAGGAGCTGCGCCTATCAATTCTGACGCCATAAAAACATCTGCGGGAGCGATTTATAATATCAAAATCTGTAAGGAAAATAATCTTGCCCATGCGGTAGACTTTTTACAGCAAAGCGGAATTACGGTATTCTCTGCCAGTGAAAAAGGACAGAAGTTGATTTATGATGTTAACTTCACAGAACCATGTGCTATCGTTATGGGAAATGAAGAGACCGGGATCTCTAAAGAAGTATTGCATCATTCGGATGAAAAAATAAAACTTCCTATTGAAGGAAAAACTCAATCTCTCAATGTTTCTGTCGCTTGTGGAGCCATTCTGTATGAAGCAGTAAGACAGAAGATTCTGAAATAA
- a CDS encoding GNAT family N-acetyltransferase, with product MNEVVIRKAVQEDCYSMLELIKELAEYEKALHEVTVTLDQFIEDGFGKNPVWGAFVAEINGNIVGISLYYDRYSTWKGRRLYLEDLVVTEKMRGMQIGKKLFEATLEHGKSNAYNGLVFQVLNWNEPAINFYKKYSPKFDNEWLNVSIEFIS from the coding sequence ATGAATGAAGTAGTGATCAGAAAAGCAGTTCAGGAGGACTGCTACTCAATGCTGGAACTGATTAAGGAATTGGCAGAATATGAAAAAGCGTTACATGAAGTTACGGTAACCCTGGATCAGTTTATAGAAGACGGTTTCGGAAAGAATCCGGTTTGGGGAGCTTTTGTCGCTGAAATAAATGGTAATATTGTAGGAATTTCACTGTATTATGACAGATATTCAACCTGGAAAGGGAGAAGGCTGTATCTCGAAGATCTGGTAGTGACCGAAAAAATGAGAGGAATGCAGATCGGTAAAAAACTATTTGAGGCAACATTAGAACATGGAAAATCAAATGCGTACAACGGATTGGTGTTCCAGGTATTGAATTGGAATGAGCCTGCGATCAATTTCTATAAAAAATACAGTCCAAAATTTGATAATGAATGGCTGAATGTTTCCATTGAGTTTATAAGTTAG